A window from Bubalus kerabau isolate K-KA32 ecotype Philippines breed swamp buffalo chromosome 5, PCC_UOA_SB_1v2, whole genome shotgun sequence encodes these proteins:
- the PLEKHN1 gene encoding pleckstrin homology domain-containing family N member 1 — MGNSHCVPQAPRRLRASFSRKPSLKGNREDGARKLAGLFGSEAGADRDTTADKIFHYIPGTNIPGLQSQQEILEQPFLSVFKEGRRRAAVRSLGSVVYYAKVQLRFQHSQNVSDCYLELFPSHLYFQAHGPEGLTFQGLLPLMELSVCPLEGSREHAFQITGPLPAPLLVLCPSQAELGHWLYHLEKQIALVGGVPRCPPEPLQGPTEDALPCTLQRRLTRLRTASGRQVMGSAICASRVKLQHLPSQEQWDRLLVLYPTSLAIFSEEADGLCFKGELPLSAIHINLEEREKQIRSFLIEGRLINTIRVVCASYEDYSHWLLCLQTVCREDRASPPLGPESLPGLRASTQVVASGRGSLSSDARTSWDSGCPAPASTCTSHSLPESSAPSTAGCLARPPPEQANPGCTSVGGHRAKLRRGGGSRSPRNKARAERPGPAALLHLDLTKLSLDSGPEAPDHSLETPHSPLYADPYTPPATSHRKITDVQNLDEFLSAMQSSLGPEPSSPFCSVPVSVPVSDSSCGLSGPHLLSEKAVPRARASRHHRASIKGWGPRPPDSPQLVSPEKEASPDPSPPPPDGLPPQGYGSGQDKALSPSQRRGPQGAPEPERGLIQWI; from the exons ATGGGGAACAGCCACTGCGTCCCTCAGGCCCCTAGGAGGCTCCGGGCCTCCTTTTCCAGAAAGCCCTCGCTGAAGGGAAATAG AGAGGACGGCGCACGGAAGCTGGCTGGCCTGTTTGGCTCCGAGGCTGGTGCGGACCGGGACACCACTGCTGACAAGATCTTCCACTACATCCCAGGGACG AACATCCCAGGTTTGCAGAGCCAGCAAGAAATCCTGGAGCAGCCTTTCCTGAGTGTGTTCAAGGAGGGGCGGcgaagggcagcagtgaggagtcTGGGCAGCGTTGTGTACTACGCCAAGGTCCAGCTGCGTTTCCAGCACAGCcag AATGTCAGTGACTGCTACCTGGAGCTGTTCCCTTCCCACCTCTACTTCCAGGCCCATGGTCCCGAAGGACTCACTTTCCAG GGGCTGTTACCACTGATGGAGCTGAGTGTCTGCCCCCTCGAGGGGTCTAGAGAGCACGCCTTCCAGATCACAG GCCCGCTGCCCGCCCCACTTCTCGTGCTCTGCCCCAGCCAGGCCGAGCTGGGCCACTGGCTCTACCACCTGGAGAAGCAGATAGCCCTCGTGGGAGGGGTGCCTCGCTGCCCCCCAGAGCCCCTGCAG GGCCCCACTGAGGACGCGCTCCCCTGCACTCTGCAGCGCAGGCTGACCCGGCTGCGGACAGCATCAGGCCGCCAGGTGATGGGCAGTGCCATCTGTGCCTCAAGGGTCAAGCTGCAGCATCTGCCCTCACAG GAGCAGTGGGACCGCCTCCTAGTCCTGTACCCAACCTCCCTGGCCATCTTCTCCGAGGAAGCAGATGGGCTTTGCTTTAAG GGGGAGCTCCCGCTCAGCGCCATCCACATCAACCTGGAAGAGAGGGAGAAGCAAATCCGCTCTTTCCTGATTGAAG GCCGTCTCATCAACACCATCCGTGTGGTGTGTGCCAGCTATGAGGACTATAGCCACTGGCTGCTCTGCCTGCAGACAGTCTGCCGTGAGGACAgggcctccccaccactcggccCTGAGAGCCTCCCGGGGCTGCGGGCATCCACACAG GTTGTGGCCAGTGGCCGAGGCTCGCTCTCCTCTGATGCACGGACCAGCTGGGACTCAGGGTGCCCGGCGCCCGCCTCCACTTGCACCAGCCACTCCCTCCCTGAGTCCTCAGCACCATCCACTGCAGGCTGCCTGGCCCGGCCCCCACCG GAGCAAGCCAACCCTGGCTGCACCAGCGTCGGTGGGCACAGGGCAAAGCTGAGACGGGGCGGCGGCAGCCGATCACCCAGGAACAAGGCCCGGGCTGAGAGGCCTGGCCCAGCCGCCCTGCTACACCTGGACCTGACCAAG TTGAGCCTAGACAGCGGCCCTGAGGCTCCAGACCATTCTCTGGAGACACCCCACTCCCCGCTCTATGCTGACCCCTACACACCACCTGCCACTTCCCACCGCAAGATCACAGACGTCCAGAACCTGGATGAG TTCCTCAGTGCGATGCAGAGCTCGCTTGGACCTGAGCCCTCCAGCCCGTTCTGCTCGGTCCCCGTGTCCGTGCCTGTCTCTGACTCCAGCTGTGGACTCTCCGGCCCCCACTTACTTTCTGAGAAGGCAGTCCCGCGGGCCCGAGCCTCTCGGCACCATCGTGCCTCCATCAAGGGCTGGGGGCCCCGGCCCCCCGACTCCCCTCAGCTT GTCTCCCCTGAGAAAGAAGCTTCGCCCGACCCCTCACCACCTCCCCCAG ATGGCCTCCCCCCCCAGGGCTATGGCAGCGGCCAGGACAAAGCTCTGTCACCTTCCCAGCGGCGGGGGCCTCAAGGAGCACCAGAGCCTGAACGGGGGCTCATCCAGTGGATCTGA